From Homalodisca vitripennis isolate AUS2020 chromosome 1, UT_GWSS_2.1, whole genome shotgun sequence, the proteins below share one genomic window:
- the LOC124366887 gene encoding dysbindin protein homolog isoform X1: MFSIIKDKLQSVQDNLTTSFRGLKVADTSSDSARKHPVDLNAGADLLHKYQTEWQELHQLAEENAVAAQKVDVRIGALHEEVMRQWNATSQLTTGLATLPKLAAQTDKIISQIEELRNLVVEVESSLIELADTVEKKELQERQLESRFQLALHSEKRLAQLDILRAKLSEEHRLKVAEYEKQFEKKQKERQETFSKAFEEDLATYKQTGIVPTIRPALTSGPSLEEVELDVDTEALNHLLEE, encoded by the exons atgttttcaataataaaagataaactaCAATCTGTTCAAGATAACTTGACAACTAG TTTCCGAGGATTGAAAGTTGCTGATACCTCCTCAGATTCGGCCCGGAAACATCCAGTAGACCTGAATGCTGGAGCCGATCTCCTTCACAAGTATCAGACAGAATGGCAAGAGCTACACCAGTTGGCTGAGGAAAACGCTGTAGCAGCCCAG AAAGTAGATGTACGTATTGGAGCTCTCCATGAAGAAGTGATGCGGCAGTGGAACGCAACCTCACAACTGACTACGGGATTGGCGACACTGCCCAAGCTAGCAGCCCAGACTGACAAGATCATCTCACAGATcg AAGAGCTACGGAATCTTGTCGTTGAGGTGGAGAGCTCTCTGATAGAATTAGCTGATACAGTGGAGAAGAAAGAGCTGCAGGAAAGACAACTTGAGAGCAGGTTCCAACTGGCTTTACACAGCGAGAAGAGGCTTGCTCAGCTGGACATTCTCAGAG cAAAACTGTCAGAAGAACACAGATTAAAAGTAGCAGAATACGAAAAACAGTTTGAGAAAAAACAGAAGGAAAGACAAGAAACATTTAGTAAAGCATTTGAAGAAGACTTGGCAACTTATAAGCAGACTGGTATAGTGCCCACAATCA GACCAGCCCTGACTAGTGGCCCTTCACTGGAGGAAGTGGAGTTAGATGTGGACACAGAGGCTCTCAATCACTTGTTGGAGGAGTGA
- the LOC124366887 gene encoding dysbindin protein homolog isoform X2: MFSIIKDKLQSVQDNLTTSFRGLKVADTSSDSARKHPVDLNAGADLLHKYQTEWQELHQLAEENAVAAQKVDVRIGALHEEVMRQWNATSQLTTGLATLPKLAAQTDKIISQIEELRNLVVEVESSLIELADTVEKKELQERQLESRFQLALHSEKRLAQLDILRAKLSEEHRLKVAEYEKQFEKKQKERQETFSKAFEEDLATYKQTGIVPTIRPALTSGPSLEEVELDVDTEALNHLLEE, encoded by the exons atgttttcaataataaaagataaactaCAATCTGTTCAAGATAACTTGACAACTAG TTTCCGAGGATTGAAAGTTGCTGATACCTCCTCAGATTCGGCCCGGAAACATCCAGTAGACCTGAATGCTGGAGCCGATCTCCTTCACAAGTATCAGACAGAATGGCAAGAGCTACACCAGTTGGCTGAGGAAAACGCTGTAGCAGCCCAG AAAGTAGATGTACGTATTGGAGCTCTCCATGAAGAAGTGATGCGGCAGTGGAACGCAACCTCACAACTGACTACGGGATTGGCGACACTGCCCAAGCTAGCAGCCCAGACTGACAAGATCATCTCACAGATcg AAGAGCTACGGAATCTTGTCGTTGAGGTGGAGAGCTCTCTGATAGAATTAGCTGATACAGTGGAGAAGAAAGAGCTGCAGGAAAGACAACTTGAGAGCAGGTTCCAACTGGCTTTACACAGCGAGAAGAGGCTTGCTCAGCTGGACATTCTCAGAG cAAAACTGTCAGAAGAACACAGATTAAAAGTAGCAGAATACGAAAAACAGTTTGAGAAAAAACAGAAGGAAAGACAAGAAACATTTAGTAAAGCATTTGAAGAAGACTTGGCAACTTATAAGCAGACTGGTATAGTGCCCACAATCA GACCAGCCCTGACTAGTGGCCCTTCACTGGAGGAGGTGGAGTTAGATGTGGACACAGAGGCTCTCAATCACTTGTTGGAGGAGTGA